In Oryza sativa Japonica Group chromosome 1, ASM3414082v1, the genomic stretch ATTAGGGCGTACGCGTTGAACAGGCTCTGGATCAGCGGATTCCTCATGGACATGTGCGGCGCCGCGCTCATGCTCACCGCGCTCTCGCAGGCGCCGGTGCGTTCCCGTGCCCCCTATCCTTTCCTCCCCCCACCGATTCCAGGTGCTCTGTGTGCTGATTGCGGTGCGACACCCGTGCTTGCTTCGCAGGTCTCCGTCGTGCAGCCGATCGCCGGCTGTGGCCTCGCCATACTCTGCGTGTTCTCCCATTTCTACCTCAAGGAGTCCATGAACGGGCTCGACTGGGTCGCCATCACATTGGCCGGTCTAGGCACGATAGGTGAAATGCATTCACAACCTTTATGATACGCATCCAATGGTGAAACAAATAAATGTGTCTTCACAGGATTCGTGGTCAACACATGGGCCAGTGATCGTGCGTTTGATTTTATTTGCTGTGCCCTCTCTTATACTTCAGGAGTTGGTGTTGGAGGCGAGGAGCAGAAAGTGGACAAAATTCCACTGTTCAATATACCTTGGCTGGTGCTCTCCATTGTCATCTTGTTTGTAGGTACCAATGTACCATACTCGGTGCCGCTTGAGTTTTCTTATACCCATTCTATCATTCTGCTATTTTATTTCACCTAGCGGCAAAGGATTTTAGACATGCCATATGAATAATACACTTGCATTTCAGATGTAAATCACATGGCTTCTTTCATCATTATAAAAGAATCTGTAAATCACAGGACCAAATTGTTTTGGGAACACTTTCCATTAACTCCCAAGTAACCTTCTTGCTGAAGCACCAGAGGTTTTAAAAACAGTTTGGTTATCTCAGATTAGAGAACTATATATTGAACAAGAGTCAATGTTCTAGGGTACTAGAGTGGTTGCTAGTATCAATAATTTTCATGCACATGGCTTCTATCATGGTTGATGACAAAGTGTATTGCTGTTTGCCAATTAAGGTTCTTCTCAACACTTGGCTTCATATCTACAAAAGGCAAAGGCGTGAACAAGAGTTGGTGAGtccaaaattttggaattatttatTCATGTTTACGCATAGCAAATATTGATCATGAACATGAATCAGTACAGACTGGACCTGAAGTGATCGAGGAGATCATATATGGATTGGAATCTGGCATTCTGTTTGGGTAATTTCTTATTATCTATTTCGATTATTTACCATGTTTTATGGTCTTCTACTATTAAGGAGAAACTGTACAACCAAAATCAAGTCTTCTCATTCATCATTCCTCGCTGTTGAATTCTagttagagtaaatttcactttcgGTCACCTTTTATTACTGAAGTTTTGCTTTGGACTGTGTAATCTTACCTTTCTTGCACTTTGGACCACTCCGACTCTCTTCTCAAGCATATGAACGATTTCGAGTATGCTGGCTCCTACTCGTCAAGGAACTCCTGCATCTATATGcagaccattttttttttacatactaCAAGTTGGACGTAGATGGGTAAAAGAGTTAACGGTGGTTCAAAGTGCCACAAAGGTAAGATTACccagtccaaagtgaaaacattgGTTAAAGAGTAGTTCAAAGTGAAACATCGGTAATAAAAGGTGGCCCAAAGTGGAAACTACTCTTCTAGTTATTGTTGAagaggtactccatccgtttcaggttataagacgttttgactttggtcaaagtcaaactgctttaagtttgaccaagtttgtagaaaaaagtagtaacatttttaacccaagacaaatttattatgaaaatatattcaattattgatttgatgaaactaatttagtattgtaaatattactatatttgtctataaacttagtcaaacttgaaacagtttagggtcttataacctgaaacggaaaGAGTACTATATTTCTTAGAATCATACAATTATCATGAAATGAACATTTTATGTTTATGTTCCGGAACTTCCTTTTGTTTTAATTTACTGTTATTGAAAGACCCCATACTGCCTTTTGTGTATAGGATTTCATCAGTGATATCTAAGACAGGATTCGTGATGTCTGAAATGGGTTTTCCAAAGATTGTTGTACCGGCTGCCATTTCTTGTAGTGTGGGCTGCAGTGCTGTGGGATTTGTTTATCAGGTATGTCTCACTTCCTAGAGACGTGGTCCGTTCTTTGTGTGCACTGTTGCCTTGATAGTGTATACAGTTAGGTGGGTCATGTAATATCTGTATAAAGCATTCAGATATTAATTGGACTCCTATACCTAGTTGTTATGCCAATACCTTGGGTGCATCACATGGGGAAACAAAGAAGCATGAGCTTCTGTCTCTGAAGCAGGACCAGGGGTGGGGTGGGACGTCAAAGTGGGGTTTCAGGCAGGAGATAGAAGTGGATCTATAAATGTATCATGAGCCTATGGCTAGACTGCTAGAGCATGACCACATAACATGTGATACCATGTAATATtagctactctctccgtcccagaatataagaagttttagggttagacacggttattaagaaagtaggtagaagtaagtggtggagggttgtgattggatgagtagtggaggtaggtaggaAAAGTGAatagtggagggttgtgattggttgggaagagaatgttggtagagaagttgttatattttgggacaaatcataagagctaaaagttgttatattttgggacggagggagtactactgaATATAAGGCTATGGAAAAAAATGGTTAACTAACTGAAAAGAAAAGATGCTATTTTAGTGTGTAGTTGATGGCCACTCGGCAATTCGGCATCGATGATATGCATAATTCTAGTTTTCATCAAAGACATTTATCCTTTTGTTTTACACTTTTACATTTACATTACTCTAATGTACTGGATCCATTTAATGAGATATGTTATAACATCTGCCATGTGGAGTTTTCTTATACCTTTTCAATGATCTGCTCTGATTTCATTTAGTTTTTCACTAAGGGGACACTTCATTCATGCAGACTCGAGGTCTGAAGCATGGAAGGGCAATTGTTGTGTCCACTTGTACATCAGTTGCATCTATTGTGTCTGGCGTTGTAGCTGGTATGATTGCGCTTGATGAACATCTTCCCACAGCTCCCACGGGCCGCTTTTTTCTCTTACTTGGATGGTAATATTTCTTGCGATTTTGTTGTTGGTTAATCATTTCCATTCATGCTTCAATACTCAGCTACTGTAATGAACATTGTCTTTTTAGCAAATTCATGTAGTGCTACAACTGGATGGCATTTAGTCAGAGCTTATTAGTTACATTGATAAGGTTACTGGTTTCATGAAATTCTCTTAGCCAAAATAATGTCAATGTTGGACTGATGACATGTTGTCTTGATTGACAAATACTGTTCAACAAATATGATGTCTGTTTCTGCTCCCTATTCCATTTGGATTTtctatgaaagtatttttctacTACAAATCTACAAGATAAATTAAATACTTAATTATCCTTGCAGGTTCTTCATTATTACAGGAGTGATACTTCTTGTTAGTTCAACCCGGATAATTGCTCGGCTACCCAGATCTATGCAGAAGTTTTTGAAGAGTAATGTGGAGCGTACCCACAGCATCAGGAGGCCTAGCTCAGCGCGAGGAAAGGACCCCATCCCAAGCACAACAATCCATGCATCCACATTGCATCTGCTAACATCTCCATCGAAAGAGAAGGCCTAGAAAAAGTTCCTGCTGGAGCAAGATTGTTTTGGCACCTCAAATGTGCCATGTTGTTTAATTGACTCCTGATGTGAATGTAAAGTCTAGAGTAGCATCTTTAAAGTTTGGGTTGGTGATATCGTATACTGCTTGTCTGCTCTTATTGATCTATACAGCCTCTTTGGAAAACTTAACCTTGCATTTTGACCAGGTTTCATCTTTTCATTCGGTTAGTTGGCAACTGCTAAATCGGTTTGTTCTGTTgcatgaaagttttttttttcttttgtttgaggTACTGACTACTGTTATGCCTTTTCTCGAGCTTGTGTAAGTAAAGGCATTTAACAGCTCTTTGTTATGTTTTTACACCAGAATGACATCTACAATAAGCAGTGTTATGTTTTTACACCGTGATAATAAGGCAATGGTTTTGCAACAGCTATTGCCTGCTGACTGCTGGGTGCTTTACTATAAAAGTACTACTCCGTACTAGTTGGACCAGTACCTTGTCTAAGAAATGAAAGGTTTCTTTTTTCATGATAGAGAAATGAAGTTTCTACAGTTACAGTTACAGACACAGTAACGTAACATGGCTCATGTTGGGAACTGTACAATACTTGTGCCGTCGCGATCGCCTCGGTCTTCTGAACTATGCGAGTATATGCTTCGGTAATTTCGATGAGCCGTAGCTTTTCATTGAAAAATATAGTGAAGAGGCCATTAAAAGGATAATAGGATGACCATTCTCTTGTCTCTGTTTTCCATGCTGCCAAACGAAGAGGCCAATTATACAAACCGATCTAAATCAGAATGTACcccctccattaaaaaaaagagtctaATTCTAACTACGACGTGCCCAGGTTCATAgctaaagtttattttttttataggacaGAGCAGTAGTACATAGCGGGTTTGGTATTCTCTCTGTCCTAGGTTCCAAGTGTGTTAGGAATTCAGGATTTTGCTCGCAGATGCTTTAAAACAAAACCAGCTTATCTTGCAGATGCTTCCATTCTTTTCCCTTGTGACATGAGCTACtcccaaaacaaatatatatgtcCTGAAACTTCCCAAGACTCCAATGATTAAGATAGCCTTGATTGTGTCTAATTAGGTGTTAGGCGTGGATTTTGTCCAGCCATTTGATTAGCTAAGTTGGGTCAACAAATGTTTGTGTGTTACGTGGTGTTGGAAAAATCTTAAGGCTCTTGTCACATCAGTAGCCTTGGCCATTGGGTCCCTGgtctgaaaagaaaaaatatcctTGGCCCAGCGTCTAAAATGTGTCGTCATCCAGtgctaaaaaaaggaaaaagatttTGTAGATTTTTGAGTTGCGTCCACAGCTTTCTTGAACATCTACAGCTAAACAGGGTACCAACAATCTTCTTTGCGTATTTTTCGTTATGACACTTTCCTAAATATCTGTTTAAATCTCatcccaaaatttttcaccctatcacatcaaacgtttaaacacatgcataaagtattaaatataagctaaaaacaaaactaattgtatagattgcgactaatttgcaagacgaatattttaagcctaattgctccatgatttgactatgtggtgctacagtaaacatgtgctaataacggattaattaggcttaataaattcctCTCGCAGTTTATAGACGTATTCTGTAATTTGATTTGtcattagactacgtttaatactttaaatatatatccgtatatctgatgtgacacgccaaaactttatatCCTTATTCTAAACAATCCATAGACTACACACTTCACAGAGATATTTCATTGTCTCTACGGAATTCATCCTGTGGCGAAATTGCTACTATTTACGTTATAATGATTACCACTTGTGATTTATTTGCATGTCTCTTTTCACACGATATGGCATGAGTTGACTATATGCCAAGGAAAGGAAGCTACAAGCCTCATTCATCCATATGTCCTGTTAATTCTCTGCCTGTAAAAGAGGTTGCAACGCTGCTGCGACCCTGTACGGCATAATAGTCCACGTAGGTAGCACATGCTCCTACTTTGTTGAATGAAGTATTCAAGTCCAAGCCAGAGTAAAATTGACTTCCATTCAAAGCTGACTAATTCTTTTGCTGAAAAAAACGAGTGCGATAGTAAAATCTAATCTTGAACCAAGCTAGCTATATGAGTTTGTCTGCATCTTCTATGATCTTTACAATGTACCGTTAcaattgttgagattataggcatataatgatttaatatattccataaataaatcatggcaTTACAGATATATACTAGcattaacgcatcattagatctacacatggacttatccggactccacgccgtttttcacgcaccggatttttcggaacgtttccaaaataaaaacgaatccgaatttgcagcaaaacaaaactgcaaaaggaggctgcatctgcgcaaggtgaggaaccaatttttggcggaccattcgacgcgtacgtcgtgcacgcgccgcctgcccggccCGGCGAGCAAGCGCGCGTGTTCCCCCTATTCTCTCCActacacatgcttcaagtggctaggagggcatcctcccttttaaggaggtccccctctcttagaataagtaaggtggtactaaactccacatgcatgccatcccatgaggtgggtttttgtgattttccaaagaattaatcttcaagtgggctaaggcccatccattaattccaacaacaaTTAGTCGCCAACCCATGTATTACGAGCTATTGTTATTGATGTAAcacatatcaaaattttaatcatattaaaatttaaattcatcATGCATAGAGTCACAATTTAGCGCTTTTCATAATCTAGAAATTTCAAATTAATAAATTTTCAGTTGTCGATTTGAAATCTCAATTATAGCTTTTCCATGATTtcataattttcaaatttataagtGATAAATATTGAGTTGTACTTGATTTGTAGTCTCAATTATAGAGTGGTTTTCATGTTTCAACAATTACAGATTTGGAATTAATAAATCCTGAATTGTATTTGCTCTAGAGTCTCATTTCATGATTTGATAAGTTCAAAATTCGGAAATAATAATTAGCAGGTTGTATTTTATATGGACACTTTTTAGTCTAAATATGTTAAGTGAAAATGAAGAGTCCAGAGTAATTACAATGGCGTGATTTTAGCACAAATTCTCGACATGATCTATGGTCATGGTACTATAATGTATAAGTAATCAATGaccatatatttttatattaatgTGGAAACATTGTTGTACTAGTCATTTATTGTCTACAAATAATATGTAAGAGCTATGTTAATAAAATAACGACATATTAGAAAATTAGCAAACAAAATGTGTCCCGcttctaaaaaaaaaggtctCACAAGCAACCTAACGCAGTCCATGAACCTAATCAGAAACAACACACCGATGTCATTGTCATTCTTAGCCTACAATAGTGAATTCTATGTGCTTTATGGTTAACCTTGTAGTGTGGCAAACAAAATTTTCTTTGGACATGCTTCATTATGAAGCATGCCATTAAGTA encodes the following:
- the LOC4327682 gene encoding probable magnesium transporter NIPA9 gives rise to the protein MWESVALTLAGAAGNNVGKVLQKKGTHILPPLSFKLKVIRAYALNRLWISGFLMDMCGAALMLTALSQAPVSVVQPIAGCGLAILCVFSHFYLKESMNGLDWVAITLAGLGTIGVGVGGEEQKVDKIPLFNIPWLVLSIVILFVLLNTWLHIYKRQRREQELTGPEVIEEIIYGLESGILFGISSVISKTGFVMSEMGFPKIVVPAAISCSVGCSAVGFVYQTRGLKHGRAIVVSTCTSVASIVSGVVAGMIALDEHLPTAPTGRFFLLLGWFFIITGVILLVSSTRIIARLPRSMQKFLKSNVERTHSIRRPSSARGKDPIPSTTIHASTLHLLTSPSKEKA